Genomic segment of uncultured Desulfobacter sp.:
GCGCCGCTCATATCGCGGCGGCCACCGAAGAGATGACGGCGTCCATCAGCGAGATTGCTCAAAATACGAGTAACACCCGGCGGATCACCGAGCAGGCGGTCAAAGATGCTGGCAGTGCTTCGGATAAGATCGGGGATCTGCGCGCCTCTGCCCAGGATATCGGAAATGTTCTGAACACCATCCAGGAGATCAGTGAACAGACCAATCTTTTGGCCTTAAATGCCACCATTGAGGCGGCCAGAGCCGGAGATGCCGGTAAAGGCTTTGCCGTGGTCGCCGATGAGATCAAGCAGTTGGCTGGCCAGACATCCAGGGCCACAATAGATATCAGGGAGCGGATTGAAAACATTCAGGGTGTCAGCAGCCAGGCCGTAGAACAGATCGGCAGGGTGGCCGCCACCATTGATGATGTGGACGGGCAGGTGAATGCGATGGCTGCGTCCATTGAAGAACAGGCGACAACCACCGAAGATATCTCTTCGAACATTCAGCAGGTCTCAACAGGGATTTCGGATATCCAGGAAACCGTTGTGCTCGCCAATGAGATTTCCGACCGGATTGCCGGGGAGATACATACAGTAAAAGAATCTGCAGCCGAGATCCGTGAATACAGCCGGAATGTTGAAACCGATGCCGAGGACCAGAATCGGATGGCCGGTGACGTCATTGAGATGATGAGTCAGTTTAAGATGACCCAGAAAGGGTTTCATGCCGCCCCTGTCAAGCGGGCGCACAGCCTGTGGAAAAAGAAGCTGTCAAATCTGTTGTCTGGCAAGCAGGAGGATGTCCGCATCGATCAGATGACCGATCACCGTCAATGTGATTTTGGCAGGTGGTATTTTGGTCAGGGATTGGAAAAGTACGGAAAAAGCCAAGGGTATGCAAAACTTGGTCAGGTACATGAAAAAGTACATGAAGTGGGTGGTGAGGTGGCCACACTCTATAAGCAAGGACAAGTTGATGACGCCCACGATCTCTTTAAAAACTATGGAAAAGTTACCTCGGAGTTGTTTGAACTGCTGGATGAATTGGAAAAGCAGACTTCCTAAGGTTTGTAATAATTGGGGACGTTATTTCCACAGGTTCCCTGGGAACCTGTGGAAAATTATTGATTATTACTGGAATGTGATTGGTTGTAACACCGACTGGCAATTAAGGTCAGCAACAAAGCAAAAAACATTGAACACAGTCCAATGGCGACACTGTAATAATCGTTTGAGGCCAGGGATAACCGCATTAAAAGGGCAGCCAGTGCATATCCTGAATTTCTGAACACCGCATGAAATTGAGGTAAAACGCCCTGGGCCAGAAATACCATGAGAATATCGGAAAAAATCAATACCGTATAAAAAGATAAAAGAAAATCAAATCCATCCAATTCCTGGCGTATCAGCAAAAGGTCGTACACCCCCAAACCGAAAAAAATTAAAAGCAAGCAAAATGCCACTGTTTTTTTTGCAGATATAAATTGGTTCAGGCTTGGACCCGGTGCCACTGTTTTCTCCAGGCCGGGCAGCATGGCTCTGTAAAAGCCGAGCAGACCGAAAATAGCCAGCGCCCCAAATCCGTATGCCAAAATATGATATACCACATCCGTGTGGTGTGTCAGCGATAATGGCTCTGTCAGATCGGATAATTGTTTGAACGCATTCCTTAAAAAGATCAACGCCAAAATTTCAAATTGCTTGCCCACTGCCTGGGACATGGATTCCGGCAGGGTAAATATCATAGAAATGATTTCCATATATAATACCAGCTGAAATACAAAGTATATGGCGTCATAATGGTTGTGGGAAACATGTCTCCCAAGCGCCGGAGACAGCATGCCCTGCCGGTTGAATTCAATGATGGTAAGGCTGGTCAAAAAAACTAGAATCAGAACATGGGACAGCATTTTATGGGTTGTGTCTCGGTGCCAAAACCTTTTTAAGATGTCCAGGGTGTATATACACGCGTTAAATATATTTTTCATAGATACCTGCCGCTGACCTTCATAGAACGATTTTATCGTATTTTTTTTTACTGGAATGCCATAACATAGCATACTTTTGATGGATTTTAAAAAAATAACATTCCAGCAAAATTAAAATAGTGGTATTTTAATATAAACGTCGGATACAGGGTAAGTACAAATTTCGATTGCACGTTGATCCCCATCAGTTTTTATTTGCACGCGTAGTCATTCAGTATCGGCTGTATCTGTCCTTCTTATCTCGACATTGACATTGAATCGTCACGAATTGACATTGAATCGCTGAAACCTGCTGCAGACTGCAAAAAAATATATCTGCAGAAAAAATTTTTTGTGCATTGATGCACCGGGTGAAAGAGGAAAAAATCTGAAATGATAAATGATGCAATGGAAAAAGAAACAATCCTGATCGTGGACGATACACCGGATAATCTGGCTGTTTTGGGTGAACTGCTGATGCCCTTTTATCAGGTCCGCGTTGCCAATTCAGGGCCCAAAGCCCTGACGGCTGCCGCTACCCTCCCATTACCGGACCTTATCCTGCTTGACATTATGATGCCGGGGATGGACGGCTATGAGGTTATAAAACATCTGAAAAGCAACCCCGAAACAAGTGATATTCCCGTTATTTTTATCACGGCCCTGGATACGTGCGAAGATGAAGCCAAAGGATTTGATCTGGGTGCCAGGGATTACATATCCAAACCGGTCCGCGCGCCGATTTTGCTGGCCCGGGTCAAAGGACAGCTTGAAATCAAGGCGGCCAGGGACATATTGCGCAACCATAACACCTGGCTTGAAGATCAAATTCAAAAGGGAATCCGCAAGTACCAAAAGGTTCAGGACATCAGTATGCGGGCCCTTGCCAGTCTGGCCGAAGCCCGGGATGACGAGACCGGAAATCATATTCTACGAACACAAAATTATTTAAAAATTTTAGCCGAAGAATTGGTCAGTCATGATAAACATACAGATATTCTGTCACCAGAGACCATTGAGGTCTATTCAAAGGCTGCTCCCCTTCATGATATCGGCAAAGTCGGTATTCCGGACCATGTTCTGTACAAGCCGGGCAAGCTGACCCCCGAGGAGTGGGAGATCATGAAAACCCATGCCCAGATAGGCGCAGACGCCATTCGACGTGCCGTCTGCCATGAGGAAGATAAGGAAGCGGTGGCGTTTCTCTATGTGGCCATG
This window contains:
- a CDS encoding HD domain-containing phosphohydrolase codes for the protein MINDAMEKETILIVDDTPDNLAVLGELLMPFYQVRVANSGPKALTAAATLPLPDLILLDIMMPGMDGYEVIKHLKSNPETSDIPVIFITALDTCEDEAKGFDLGARDYISKPVRAPILLARVKGQLEIKAARDILRNHNTWLEDQIQKGIRKYQKVQDISMRALASLAEARDDETGNHILRTQNYLKILAEELVSHDKHTDILSPETIEVYSKAAPLHDIGKVGIPDHVLYKPGKLTPEEWEIMKTHAQIGADAIRRAVCHEEDKEAVAFLYVAMDIAGHHHERWDGTGYPNGLAANDIPLAARLMALADVFDALISRRVYKSAYSMDVTLKIINDGRGTHFDPDILDAFNRRLDDFQDVASRYKEHQDLSGNQ